A DNA window from Luteolibacter luteus contains the following coding sequences:
- the eutC gene encoding ethanolamine ammonia-lyase subunit EutC: MSEDIRPSLQRWTSARVVLGRTGGSVPHGALLDFRLSHARARDAVHQDFHPEVLAAELEPLGLPILLTQSQAHDRATYLQRPDLGRRLDPSSQSLLEGARTPEGFDLVIIVADGLSATAAHLNGAPLLQALIPLLDSFRLAPLVIAPFARVALQDEIGHAIAARAALIVLGERPGLGSPDSLGAYLVHSPQPGNTDALRNCVSNIRSAGLPPQTAARRIAWLLNESRRLGFSGVDLKDRSAAVLPRPSP; encoded by the coding sequence ATGAGCGAGGATATCCGCCCATCCCTGCAGCGGTGGACCAGCGCCCGCGTCGTCCTTGGCCGGACCGGTGGCTCCGTCCCTCATGGGGCTCTGCTCGATTTCCGCCTCTCCCACGCCCGCGCTCGCGATGCCGTCCATCAGGACTTCCACCCGGAGGTATTGGCTGCCGAACTGGAGCCACTGGGCCTCCCTATCCTCCTCACGCAGTCGCAAGCGCACGACCGCGCCACCTACCTCCAGCGCCCCGATCTTGGTCGCCGCCTCGATCCCTCATCCCAATCCCTGCTGGAAGGTGCGCGGACGCCCGAGGGCTTCGACCTTGTCATCATCGTGGCCGATGGCCTCTCCGCCACCGCCGCCCACCTTAATGGTGCTCCTTTGCTCCAAGCGCTAATCCCTCTGTTAGATTCGTTCCGCTTGGCTCCTCTCGTCATCGCGCCCTTCGCCCGGGTCGCCCTTCAGGATGAAATCGGCCACGCCATCGCCGCTCGTGCCGCCCTGATCGTCTTGGGCGAGCGTCCCGGACTCGGCTCGCCCGATAGCTTGGGAGCTTACCTCGTCCACAGCCCTCAGCCGGGCAATACCGACGCCCTGCGGAATTGCGTTTCGAACATCCGCTCCGCGGGACTTCCCCCGCAAACGGCCGCCCGACGCATCGCATGGCTCCTCAATGAGTCACGTCGGCTCGGCTTCAGCGGCGTCGATCTGAAGGATCGCAGTGCCGCCGTTTTACCGCGCCCCTCCCCTTGA
- a CDS encoding OmpP1/FadL family transporter, with protein sequence MKYQHLLPLALFLTVSHRSSAAGYQLFERSAAGLGRAFSGEAAMGDDATVIASNPAGMTLLEDEWSFAIGASGIFPEVEVSGVYAPPGAPAGFTVPALGGNVADDAYLPYAYVAKRLNEQFSVGFGAFSTFGLKTNYPVGFTGRAIADFSELLTLNLNPSVAWKINEQWSLGAGFNALYADGTLTSSNAATLPVLDLAGDDWGYGFNVGVLFAPADHTRFGLHYRSSVDLDLEGRTISVIPAFNGPTTLAVELPDSVEFSAVHDLNESWSLHGDVMWTNWSKFQQLAPFIAGAPAQPPVQPENWKDSWRFALGTTWQATESWTFRAGVAYDRTPVSEADLTLRIPDADRLWVTLGFTWEFSPCWNLDVGYAHIFADDVYISEGSAATGFFRGQATGSADVVSVGLSTEF encoded by the coding sequence ATGAAATACCAGCATCTGCTTCCTTTGGCGCTGTTTCTAACAGTGAGCCATCGATCGTCCGCCGCCGGCTACCAGCTTTTCGAGCGTTCCGCTGCCGGGCTCGGTCGTGCGTTTTCCGGGGAAGCGGCGATGGGGGATGATGCCACGGTGATCGCCTCGAATCCTGCGGGGATGACCTTGTTGGAGGACGAGTGGTCGTTTGCGATCGGTGCCAGCGGCATTTTTCCCGAAGTGGAAGTGTCAGGCGTCTATGCGCCGCCCGGTGCGCCAGCGGGATTCACGGTTCCGGCACTGGGAGGAAACGTGGCGGATGACGCCTATCTGCCTTATGCCTACGTGGCGAAGAGGCTTAACGAGCAGTTCAGCGTGGGCTTCGGTGCCTTTTCGACCTTCGGCCTGAAGACCAATTATCCGGTGGGTTTCACGGGCAGGGCGATCGCGGATTTCAGCGAGCTGCTTACCTTGAATCTGAACCCCTCCGTGGCGTGGAAAATCAATGAGCAATGGTCTCTCGGTGCGGGCTTCAATGCGCTTTATGCGGATGGCACGCTGACTTCGTCGAATGCGGCGACGCTTCCGGTGCTCGATCTCGCGGGAGACGATTGGGGCTATGGGTTCAATGTCGGCGTGCTTTTCGCGCCGGCGGATCATACCCGCTTCGGGTTGCACTACCGTTCGTCCGTCGATCTCGATCTAGAGGGTAGGACGATATCGGTCATCCCGGCCTTCAATGGGCCCACGACGCTTGCGGTGGAGCTGCCGGACAGCGTGGAATTCAGTGCGGTGCACGACCTTAATGAGAGCTGGTCGCTTCACGGTGACGTGATGTGGACAAACTGGAGCAAGTTCCAACAGCTCGCGCCTTTCATCGCTGGCGCGCCCGCGCAACCCCCGGTGCAGCCGGAGAATTGGAAGGATTCCTGGCGCTTCGCCTTGGGGACCACATGGCAGGCGACGGAGTCATGGACCTTCAGGGCGGGGGTGGCCTATGACCGCACGCCGGTTTCGGAGGCGGATCTCACGCTGCGAATTCCGGATGCGGACCGCCTGTGGGTAACGCTCGGGTTTACCTGGGAGTTCTCGCCGTGTTGGAATCTCGATGTCGGATATGCCCACATCTTTGCGGATGACGTGTATATCAGCGAGGGTTCGGCAGCGACGGGCTTCTTCCGCGGGCAGGCGACGGGCTCTGCGGATGTGGTGTCCGTGGGATTGTCGACCGAGTTCTGA
- a CDS encoding YiiX/YebB-like N1pC/P60 family cysteine hydrolase, protein MYRCLALLCLALASCAEKKSTVYEPMEGDILFQSLPNEPGMDLVDAIEGATESPYSHCGMVFRENNDWWVIEAIGPVKITHMQDYMDRGREHKVWAYRFTEENRKHIPVALAAMKEDLEKPYDARYRFDSEAIYCSELIYRGWKAATGEGLGKTVTLGSLKWERYKPVIEAIEGQGNHPLDREMITPRDLAKAPQLKLVYSKD, encoded by the coding sequence ATGTATCGTTGCCTTGCCCTGCTTTGCCTCGCCCTTGCTTCCTGCGCGGAGAAAAAATCGACCGTCTATGAGCCGATGGAAGGGGATATCCTGTTCCAATCCCTTCCGAATGAGCCGGGGATGGATCTGGTGGATGCGATCGAGGGCGCGACGGAATCCCCATATTCCCACTGCGGCATGGTTTTCCGCGAGAATAACGATTGGTGGGTGATCGAGGCGATCGGGCCGGTGAAAATCACGCACATGCAGGACTACATGGACCGCGGGCGGGAACACAAGGTGTGGGCCTATCGCTTCACCGAGGAGAACCGGAAACACATCCCGGTGGCGCTGGCAGCGATGAAGGAAGATCTGGAGAAGCCCTACGACGCGCGCTACCGTTTTGATTCGGAAGCGATTTACTGCTCCGAACTGATCTATCGCGGGTGGAAGGCGGCGACCGGAGAAGGCTTGGGCAAGACGGTGACCTTGGGCAGCTTGAAGTGGGAGCGCTACAAGCCGGTGATCGAGGCGATCGAAGGCCAGGGCAATCATCCGCTGGACCGTGAGATGATCACTCCGCGCGATCTTGCGAAGGCACCGCAATTGAAGCTGGTTTATTCGAAGGATTAA
- a CDS encoding NlpC/P60 family protein produces the protein MKRRSWGIRLMVWAGAAAAFLIWRPIHDGLMRYGLTAALGLVWLGLLIVLWPKKKARLAALALPLFLALPFLLPGRDLDQAHLKHDYLSGMRRFTGSTYVWGGESSRGIDCSGLPRRALRDALAQQALTGNGKAARLWLEQWWFDTSARAMQESYRGFTKAIGVAGRMTDLDLAKIQPGDLAVTGDGRHVMIYLDKGEWIQADPGPGQVIVATPGRDDNAWFNSYVSLHRWTSLEAPGGSN, from the coding sequence ATGAAGCGACGATCCTGGGGAATCCGTCTGATGGTCTGGGCAGGAGCCGCCGCCGCCTTTCTCATCTGGCGTCCAATCCACGATGGACTGATGCGCTATGGCCTCACCGCCGCTCTCGGCCTGGTCTGGCTCGGTTTGCTGATCGTCCTCTGGCCGAAAAAGAAAGCACGCCTCGCAGCGCTGGCTCTGCCGCTCTTTCTCGCCCTTCCCTTTCTCCTTCCCGGCAGGGACTTGGATCAGGCGCACCTGAAACACGACTACCTCTCCGGCATGCGCCGCTTCACGGGCTCCACCTATGTCTGGGGTGGCGAAAGCTCCCGCGGCATCGATTGCTCCGGCCTCCCGCGACGCGCCCTGCGCGATGCCTTGGCGCAGCAAGCCCTCACGGGAAATGGCAAGGCCGCCCGCCTCTGGCTCGAACAGTGGTGGTTCGACACCAGTGCCCGCGCGATGCAGGAGAGCTACCGTGGCTTCACAAAAGCGATCGGTGTCGCCGGCCGCATGACCGATCTCGATCTCGCTAAGATCCAACCCGGCGACCTCGCCGTGACCGGAGATGGCCGCCACGTCATGATCTACCTGGACAAGGGCGAGTGGATCCAAGCCGACCCGGGACCCGGCCAGGTCATCGTCGCGACACCCGGTCGCGACGACAACGCTTGGTTCAATTCATACGTCAGTCTGCACCGCTGGACCTCCTTGGAAGCCCCCGGCGGCAGCAATTGA
- a CDS encoding GreA/GreB family elongation factor — protein MKSLRMLDEADELCLASLLDPESLPRLTGEHRAALVAALAEASVSSDVSELECRIGIGDRITLVSPVDSRDWYKPEIVLPHDADLDADRISVLTPVGLAVLGRRTGDRVSWETPTGERLMTITAVQKHALPA, from the coding sequence ATGAAATCTCTCCGTATGTTGGACGAGGCCGATGAACTGTGCCTCGCAAGTTTGTTAGACCCGGAATCCTTGCCCCGCCTTACCGGCGAACATCGTGCTGCCTTGGTGGCGGCGCTCGCCGAAGCCTCGGTCTCCTCCGATGTTTCCGAGTTGGAATGTCGTATCGGCATTGGCGACCGCATCACGCTGGTCTCGCCGGTGGACTCCCGCGATTGGTATAAACCCGAGATCGTCTTGCCGCATGATGCGGACCTCGATGCCGACCGTATTTCCGTGCTAACCCCGGTGGGGCTGGCCGTGCTCGGTCGCCGGACGGGCGACCGCGTTTCGTGGGAGACTCCCACGGGGGAGCGGCTCATGACGATCACCGCCGTGCAGAAGCATGCACTGCCGGCATGA
- a CDS encoding DUF3817 domain-containing protein has protein sequence MSTPEMETDLRPQDTANPYQTPSQGAAATPHDRARKLVDRVRHVAMAEGVSWLLLLAALPLKYQFGIPAGVKIMGPIHGALFVLLLIVLFQAWGDKALSFGKSVLVFFASLIPFGPFLIDRQLVERDPGES, from the coding sequence ATGAGCACCCCGGAAATGGAAACGGATCTCAGGCCGCAGGACACTGCGAATCCCTATCAAACGCCCTCTCAGGGAGCAGCCGCGACCCCACACGACCGGGCCCGCAAGCTGGTCGACCGGGTTCGTCACGTGGCAATGGCCGAGGGCGTCTCCTGGCTCCTGCTGCTGGCCGCCCTGCCCCTGAAATACCAGTTCGGCATCCCCGCCGGCGTCAAAATCATGGGCCCGATCCATGGCGCCCTCTTCGTCCTCCTCCTGATCGTCCTTTTCCAAGCTTGGGGCGACAAGGCACTGTCGTTCGGAAAGTCCGTTCTGGTCTTTTTCGCCTCCTTGATCCCTTTCGGGCCCTTTTTGATCGATCGGCAGCTTGTAGAAAGGGACCCGGGTGAATCCTGA
- a CDS encoding pyrimidine/purine nucleoside phosphorylase yields the protein MPESFENATVTTKANVYFDGKVISHSLLLADGRKKSLGIIFPGEYHFGTGEPEVMEITSGSCEVVLDGSSETQAVAAGSAFDVPGNSGFTIRVTDSPCEYICSFGTP from the coding sequence ATGCCAGAATCCTTCGAAAACGCGACCGTAACGACCAAGGCCAACGTCTACTTCGACGGCAAGGTCATCTCTCACAGCCTTCTCCTGGCCGATGGCCGGAAGAAGTCTCTCGGCATCATTTTCCCGGGTGAGTATCACTTCGGCACCGGTGAGCCGGAAGTCATGGAAATCACCTCCGGCTCCTGCGAAGTCGTGCTGGATGGCAGCTCTGAAACGCAGGCTGTGGCCGCTGGCTCCGCCTTCGATGTTCCGGGCAACAGTGGCTTCACCATCCGCGTGACAGATTCGCCCTGCGAATACATCTGCTCCTTCGGCACGCCCTGA
- a CDS encoding DUF2459 domain-containing protein, which translates to MSLLRFLLLLPVILLASCTMHLPAPEASRRIEKTMSVPVASEEGVDIYLLSDNLHTALVFDLAWLEESGYVKPKEIGTHKHVTMSWGEKTAYIQKRWLSPVQVFRALCTPSASVMEIIPIDWKVEEVCLHQKIYLAKVPRSYGPQLAAFLNGCADKGPDGTPITIAPSSWGEGRLIKCPENYSYYFPRICNVWTSQALGSCGFDIRTGTALSASGLVRQATSEKNGFRKIWDGKN; encoded by the coding sequence ATGTCCTTGCTCCGCTTCCTGCTGCTGCTTCCGGTCATCCTGCTGGCGTCATGCACCATGCATCTGCCAGCACCCGAGGCCTCGCGCCGCATCGAAAAAACGATGTCGGTGCCGGTAGCATCTGAAGAGGGCGTGGACATCTATCTGCTCTCCGACAACCTCCACACCGCGCTGGTCTTCGATCTGGCGTGGTTGGAGGAGAGCGGCTACGTGAAGCCGAAGGAAATCGGCACGCACAAGCACGTGACGATGAGCTGGGGCGAAAAGACCGCCTACATCCAGAAGCGCTGGCTTTCGCCGGTGCAGGTCTTCCGCGCGCTCTGCACTCCCTCCGCTTCCGTGATGGAGATCATCCCCATCGATTGGAAGGTCGAGGAAGTCTGCCTGCACCAGAAGATCTACCTCGCCAAGGTCCCGCGCTCCTACGGCCCTCAGCTCGCCGCATTCCTGAATGGCTGCGCGGACAAGGGCCCCGATGGCACCCCGATCACGATCGCGCCCTCCAGTTGGGGCGAAGGCCGCCTGATCAAGTGCCCGGAAAACTACTCCTACTACTTTCCTCGTATCTGCAACGTCTGGACCAGCCAGGCCCTTGGCAGCTGCGGTTTCGACATCCGCACCGGCACCGCCCTCTCCGCCAGTGGCTTGGTACGCCAGGCAACCTCCGAGAAGAACGGCTTCCGGAAGATCTGGGACGGAAAAAACTGA
- a CDS encoding FKBP-type peptidyl-prolyl cis-trans isomerase, translated as MPAAPDDVKAPPADAITSPTGLASKVLQAGSGTEKPGPSDTVTVHYSGWTTDGKQFDSSVDRGKTISFGLDQVIKGWTEGLQLMVTGEKRRFWIPGNLAYGENPRPGAPKGMLVFDVELFDIKKAPEPPPVPEDVAAPPADAVKTSSGLASKVLSPGNGSRHPKATDQVEVHYSGWTTDGELFDSSVVRGESIVFPLNRVISGWTEGVQLMVGGEKRRFWIPAELAYGKNPPPGAPAGMLVFDVELLDIL; from the coding sequence ATGCCCGCCGCTCCCGACGACGTCAAAGCCCCGCCAGCCGATGCCATCACGAGCCCTACGGGCCTTGCATCGAAAGTCCTCCAAGCCGGCTCCGGCACCGAAAAGCCCGGCCCCTCCGACACCGTGACCGTCCACTACAGTGGCTGGACCACGGACGGAAAGCAGTTCGATAGCTCGGTGGACCGCGGCAAGACGATCTCCTTCGGCCTCGATCAAGTGATCAAAGGCTGGACCGAGGGCCTGCAGCTCATGGTCACCGGCGAAAAGCGCCGCTTCTGGATCCCTGGAAACCTGGCCTATGGCGAGAATCCTCGCCCCGGCGCGCCGAAGGGCATGCTCGTTTTCGACGTCGAACTCTTTGATATCAAGAAAGCTCCCGAGCCACCACCGGTCCCGGAAGACGTGGCCGCACCTCCAGCCGATGCCGTGAAGACCTCCAGCGGACTCGCTTCCAAGGTCCTCTCCCCGGGCAATGGCAGCCGCCACCCGAAGGCAACCGATCAAGTGGAAGTCCACTACTCCGGCTGGACCACCGATGGCGAACTCTTCGACAGCTCCGTCGTCCGGGGTGAATCCATCGTTTTCCCCCTGAACCGCGTGATCTCCGGCTGGACCGAAGGCGTGCAGCTCATGGTCGGCGGTGAAAAGCGCCGCTTCTGGATCCCAGCCGAGCTCGCCTATGGCAAGAATCCGCCTCCGGGTGCCCCCGCTGGCATGCTGGTCTTCGACGTGGAACTCCTCGACATCCTCTGA
- a CDS encoding ethanolamine ammonia-lyase subunit EutB, producing MPWSITLAGKTHQFADLRTLMAKATPLRSGDVLAGLAAGSSEERVAAQYLLAELPLSHFLENLLIPYEADEVTRLITDRHDAAAFEPVAHLSVGQFRDWLLAYETDAAALTALAPGLTPEMVAAVSKIMANQDLILVASKCEVVTRFRNTIGLPGRLSVRLQPNHPTDDLRGIAASMLDGLLLGCGDAVIGINPATDQVSTTCSLLHLMDELITRYEIPTQSCVLAHVTTQIHAIEEGAPVDLVFQSVAGSQAANKSFGIDLALLREAREAALSLRRGTLGSNVMYFETGQGSALSAGAHHGIDQQTMEARSYAVAREFSPLLVNTVVGFIGPEYLYDGKQITRAGLEDHFCGKLLGLPMGCDVCYTNHAEADQDDMDNLLTLLGVAGCNYIMGVPGADDIMLGYQSTSFHDAHYLRQVLKKRPAPEFEAWLAKTGIVNGRGQLVENARALADAPRLLKLESTGS from the coding sequence ATGCCATGGAGCATCACCCTTGCCGGAAAGACGCATCAATTCGCGGATCTCCGCACCCTCATGGCAAAGGCCACCCCTCTCCGTTCCGGTGATGTCCTCGCAGGCCTTGCCGCCGGATCCTCCGAAGAACGCGTCGCCGCCCAATACCTCTTGGCCGAGCTCCCCCTCTCCCACTTCCTTGAAAATCTTCTCATTCCTTACGAAGCCGACGAAGTCACCCGCCTGATCACGGACCGCCACGATGCCGCCGCCTTCGAGCCGGTCGCCCATCTCAGCGTCGGCCAATTCCGCGACTGGCTCCTTGCCTACGAAACCGACGCCGCCGCGCTCACCGCCCTCGCTCCGGGACTCACTCCGGAAATGGTCGCCGCCGTGAGCAAGATCATGGCGAACCAGGACCTCATCCTCGTCGCGTCGAAATGCGAGGTCGTCACCCGCTTCCGGAACACCATCGGCCTACCCGGCCGTCTCTCGGTCCGCCTCCAACCCAATCACCCCACCGATGACCTCCGCGGCATCGCGGCCTCCATGCTCGATGGCCTCCTGCTCGGCTGCGGCGATGCCGTGATCGGCATCAATCCCGCCACCGATCAGGTATCCACCACCTGCTCGCTCCTGCACCTCATGGACGAGCTGATCACCCGCTACGAGATCCCCACGCAGTCCTGCGTGCTCGCCCACGTCACCACCCAGATCCACGCGATCGAGGAAGGAGCACCCGTCGACCTTGTCTTCCAATCGGTCGCCGGATCTCAAGCGGCAAACAAAAGCTTCGGCATTGACCTCGCCCTCCTTCGCGAAGCCCGAGAGGCCGCGCTCTCCCTGAGGCGCGGCACGCTCGGCAGCAACGTGATGTATTTCGAAACCGGTCAAGGCAGCGCACTTTCTGCCGGTGCCCATCACGGCATCGATCAACAGACCATGGAAGCCCGCTCCTACGCCGTCGCGCGCGAGTTCAGCCCTCTGCTCGTGAATACCGTCGTCGGCTTCATCGGCCCCGAGTATCTCTACGATGGCAAGCAGATCACTCGTGCCGGACTCGAGGACCATTTTTGTGGAAAGCTGTTAGGCCTCCCGATGGGCTGCGATGTCTGCTACACGAACCATGCGGAAGCAGATCAGGATGACATGGACAACCTGCTCACGCTCCTCGGCGTCGCCGGTTGCAACTACATCATGGGCGTTCCTGGCGCGGATGACATCATGCTCGGCTATCAGTCGACCTCCTTTCACGACGCTCACTACCTGCGCCAGGTCTTGAAGAAGCGTCCCGCCCCGGAGTTCGAGGCATGGCTCGCGAAAACCGGCATCGTCAATGGTCGCGGCCAGCTCGTCGAAAATGCCCGCGCCCTCGCGGACGCACCCCGCTTGTTGAAACTCGAATCCACCGGCTCATGA
- the priA gene encoding replication restart helicase PriA, giving the protein MPAARVLIDGPSELVFDYAIPEGLPVVAGCRVRIPLRNKTSQGTVLDIVETPGDLGFSLRPLHSLTEPEPLITPKLLEAGRWIASYYGCSIESVIRALLPEAVRTEDNSAKIRKTVLLEKDPDPELLAKITKRAPKQAAILALLSHSAERKIALADLGEGASASVKSLAKQGLVLVHDEEVRRDPEADGIEEIVADSPLPLNDEQHGALEVILSSLHLPDSEPRPPILLHGVTGSGKTEVYLQAARRTLDLGKTVLVLVPEISLTPQTVRRFRARFADMQDQVAVLHSNLSQGERFDEWHRIRKGKARIVIGARSAVFAPLPDLGLILVDEEHENSYKQDQVPRYHGRDVAVLRASLEGCTIVLGSATPSLESFQNTLEGKYQIVRLLKRADGQSLPLIRVLDMRLESKKHKGGMAILSDRLRVALEQRIAKNEQSILFLNRRGFARSLQCPACGYVCMCAHCSVPLTYHKEDERLMCHICGHQAVVPRKCPDCRDPAIHLQGFGTQKVEEVLAKVLPSAKIARIDADAMRKKNALRDLLNAFQARKIDVLVGTQMIAKGLHFPNVTLVGILNADIGLHVPDFRAGERTFQLLTQVAGRAGRGELEGEVIVQTFTPHSPSVQFARHHDFDGFAEQELEFRRQFEYPPFAHCAMLTSRSTHERRAEFTLQTLHRRLTEDCPPGIIIGDPLPSPLVKTHGQFRFQLMLRSMKARPLTRHVQGVLQKTTLPEDVTVVFDMDAWNFT; this is encoded by the coding sequence ATGCCCGCCGCCCGCGTGCTCATCGACGGCCCTTCCGAGCTCGTCTTCGACTATGCCATCCCCGAGGGTCTGCCCGTCGTGGCGGGCTGCCGCGTTCGCATCCCCCTGCGGAACAAGACCTCGCAAGGCACCGTCCTCGACATCGTCGAAACTCCCGGCGACCTCGGCTTCTCCCTCCGCCCCCTCCATTCCCTCACCGAACCGGAGCCGCTCATCACGCCGAAGCTCCTCGAAGCTGGCCGCTGGATCGCCAGCTACTACGGATGCAGTATCGAAAGCGTGATCCGCGCCCTCCTGCCCGAGGCCGTCCGCACGGAGGACAATTCCGCAAAGATCCGGAAGACCGTCCTCCTCGAAAAGGACCCTGACCCCGAGCTTCTCGCCAAGATCACCAAGCGCGCCCCGAAGCAGGCCGCCATCCTCGCCCTTCTCTCCCACTCCGCCGAACGGAAGATCGCCCTCGCCGATCTGGGTGAAGGAGCCTCCGCCTCCGTCAAGTCCCTCGCCAAGCAGGGCCTCGTGCTCGTCCACGATGAAGAAGTCCGACGCGATCCCGAAGCCGATGGCATCGAGGAAATCGTGGCCGATTCCCCTCTCCCGCTCAATGACGAGCAGCACGGCGCGCTGGAGGTCATCCTCTCCTCGCTCCACCTCCCCGACTCGGAGCCCCGCCCTCCCATTCTCCTTCACGGCGTCACCGGCTCCGGAAAAACCGAGGTCTACCTCCAAGCCGCACGCCGCACGCTGGACCTCGGCAAGACCGTCCTGGTGCTCGTTCCGGAAATCTCCCTGACACCGCAGACGGTGCGCCGCTTCCGCGCCCGCTTCGCCGACATGCAGGACCAGGTGGCCGTACTGCACTCAAACCTTTCCCAAGGCGAGCGCTTCGACGAATGGCACCGCATCCGCAAGGGCAAGGCCCGCATCGTCATCGGCGCCCGCTCCGCCGTCTTCGCACCCCTGCCCGATCTCGGCCTCATCCTCGTCGATGAAGAGCACGAGAACTCCTACAAGCAGGACCAGGTGCCACGCTACCACGGTCGCGATGTCGCCGTGCTCCGCGCTTCGTTGGAAGGCTGCACCATCGTGCTCGGCTCCGCCACCCCCTCGCTCGAGTCCTTCCAAAACACGCTGGAGGGCAAGTATCAGATCGTCCGCCTCTTGAAGCGTGCCGATGGCCAATCGCTCCCGCTCATCCGCGTGCTCGACATGCGTCTGGAGTCAAAGAAGCACAAGGGCGGCATGGCCATCCTGTCCGATCGCCTCCGCGTCGCGCTGGAACAACGCATCGCGAAGAACGAGCAATCCATCCTCTTCCTCAATCGCCGCGGCTTCGCCCGCTCCCTGCAGTGCCCCGCCTGCGGCTACGTCTGCATGTGCGCGCACTGCTCGGTACCGCTTACCTATCACAAGGAAGACGAGCGCCTCATGTGCCACATCTGCGGCCACCAGGCCGTTGTTCCGAGGAAGTGCCCGGATTGCCGCGACCCCGCCATCCACTTGCAAGGCTTCGGCACCCAGAAGGTCGAAGAGGTCCTCGCAAAGGTCCTGCCCTCCGCAAAGATCGCACGCATCGATGCCGATGCGATGCGTAAGAAAAACGCCCTCCGCGATCTGCTGAATGCCTTCCAAGCCCGCAAGATCGACGTACTCGTTGGCACGCAGATGATCGCGAAAGGCCTGCATTTCCCGAACGTAACGCTGGTCGGCATCCTCAATGCCGACATCGGCCTCCATGTGCCGGACTTCCGCGCGGGCGAACGCACCTTCCAGCTTCTAACACAAGTCGCCGGTCGCGCCGGCCGCGGCGAACTCGAGGGCGAAGTGATCGTGCAAACCTTCACGCCCCATTCGCCTTCCGTCCAGTTTGCACGCCATCATGACTTCGATGGCTTCGCCGAGCAGGAACTCGAATTCCGCAGGCAGTTCGAGTATCCGCCCTTCGCCCACTGCGCGATGCTGACCAGCCGCTCAACCCATGAGCGCCGGGCGGAGTTCACCTTGCAGACGCTTCACCGCCGCCTCACCGAAGACTGCCCGCCCGGCATCATCATCGGCGATCCACTGCCGAGCCCGCTCGTGAAAACCCACGGCCAATTCCGCTTCCAGCTCATGCTCCGCAGCATGAAGGCCCGCCCCCTCACCCGCCATGTGCAGGGCGTCCTCCAAAAGACCACCCTTCCCGAAGACGTCACCGTCGTCTTCGACATGGACGCCTGGAATTTTACCTAA
- a CDS encoding cupin domain-containing protein, with the protein MPRIIPRPSIIEAAGHPPKKIEEFIGRVNSGDEAVSIARMTSPGGWVEPGQTPEFDEYTVVLRGSLQVESKEGILQVNAGQAIITRAGEWVRYSTPGAEGAEYIAVCLPGFSPSIVHRDA; encoded by the coding sequence ATGCCACGGATCATTCCCCGCCCATCCATCATCGAAGCCGCAGGTCATCCGCCGAAAAAAATCGAGGAATTCATAGGCCGGGTGAATTCCGGCGACGAGGCGGTGAGCATTGCCCGGATGACCAGCCCGGGCGGCTGGGTCGAGCCGGGTCAGACACCGGAATTCGACGAATATACCGTGGTGCTCCGCGGCAGCCTGCAGGTGGAATCAAAGGAGGGAATCCTGCAGGTGAATGCCGGCCAGGCGATCATCACACGGGCCGGGGAATGGGTCCGCTACAGCACGCCGGGAGCGGAGGGCGCGGAATACATCGCGGTGTGCTTGCCCGGCTTTTCGCCAAGCATCGTGCATCGCGATGCTTAA